A single region of the Branchiostoma lanceolatum isolate klBraLanc5 chromosome 1, klBraLanc5.hap2, whole genome shotgun sequence genome encodes:
- the LOC136428283 gene encoding EGF-like repeat and discoidin I-like domain-containing protein 3: protein MNCSVQVFAGNTHETTPVTQTLPSPVTTRYIRFEVWTWHRHIVMRVEVLGCYACPRLTAPTDGNMTTNSYQDVAEFTCNAGYRLQGAPSTTCQADSQWTSREPTCTFCQDPLGVESRDIPDSAITASSEYEGTDIRRSYHGRLNTPDGRTAWCSGSRVAGEWLQVDLGGATIVYGVITQGRPTFDQWVTSYKLQFSWDESSWTTYKDSDGSDKVLAGNTDATTAVTQLVDPQVTTRYVRFVVQTWQGHICMRVEVLGCMNADCLEPLGMEAGYISDSSITASSAPHGGLKPYRGRLNTAIGGSWTGANAIDEWLQVDLGGAVKVHGVITQGRATYNQLVTSYKLRFSWDESSWTTYKDSDGSDKELSVYIHNVLVTLN from the exons ATGAACTGCTCTGTTCAGGTATTTGCAGGTAATACTCATGAGACGACTCCAGTTACTCAAACTCTTCCCTCACCGGTCACCACTCGGTACATCCGGTTTGAAGTTTGGACATGGCACCGTCATATCGTCATGAGGGTGGAGGTTCTAGGGTGCTACG CATGTCCCCGTCTGACGGCCCCTACAGACGGGAATATGACCACTAATTCCTACCAGGACGTGGCGGAATTCACCTGTAATGCAGGTTACAGACTACAGGGGGCTCCCAGCACAACCTGCCAAGCTGATAGCCAGTGGACCTCAAGAGAGCCCACTTGTACTT TTTGTCAGGATCCATTGGGGGTGGAGTCCAGAGACATCCCGGACAGCGCCATCACGGCATCATCTGAATATGAGGGTACTGACATCCGTCGATCCTACCATGGCAGGCTGAATACCCCCGACGGTCGCACGGCATGGTGTTCAGGATCACGTGTAGCGGGTGAATGGCTTCAG GTTGACTTGGGCGGTGCAACAATAGTCTACGGAGTCATCACTCAGGGTCGGCCGACCTTTGaccagtgggtgacgtcatacaagctTCAGTTCAGCTGGGACGAAAGCTCCTGGACAACCTACAAGGACTCTGATGGATCAGATAAG GTTTTGGCAGGGAACACGGATGCAACGACTGCGGTAACCCAGCTTGTCGACCCACAAGTCACCACGAGATACGTCCGTTTCGTTGTCCAGACCTGGCAAGGCCATATCTGCATGAGGGTGGAGGTCCTGGGCTGTATGAACGCTG ACTGCTTAGAACCGTTGGGGATGGAGGCGGGATACATCTCGGATAGCAGCATCACGGCATCGTCAGCCCCCCACGGCGGTCTAAAGCCGTACCGCGGCCGGCTGAACACTGCGATTGGCGGATCCTGGACCGGAGCTAATGCTATAGACGAGTGGCTACAG GTTGACTTGGGCGGTGCAGTTAAGGTACACGGAGTCATCACACAGGGTCGGGCGACCTATAACCAAttggtgacgtcatacaagctGCGATTCAGCTGGGACGAAAGCTCCTGGACAACCTACAAGGACTCTGATGGATCAGATAAG